From the genome of Chanos chanos chromosome 5, fChaCha1.1, whole genome shotgun sequence, one region includes:
- the g3bp2b gene encoding ras GTPase-activating protein-binding protein 2, producing the protein MVMEKPSPLLVGREFVRQYYTLLNKAPDYLHRFYGRNSSYVHGGLDGSGKPEEAVYGQAEIHKKVMSLQFSECHTKIRHVDAHATLGDGVVVQVMGELSNSGRPMRRFMQTFVLAPEGSAANKFYVHNDIFRYEEEVFGDSEAELGESEEEEAEEEQTETHTSPEPAQDRPASATYYEQAPVSNGVEEQQEEAVPEAEPEPQPEPEANPEAEAEPTPEPELQAAEAEPEEEEKLPEEPEEKAPSPAPAPTPPSQTPEPPKTFSWASVTSKNLPPSGTIPASGIPPHVVKAPTAQPRTEVKQDAQAPLPRDQRRDRPGFAARGPRSDGASSDSQGGKPYFSFKGRGDSEMGESEGRRAVRYPDSHQLFVGNLPHDIDEGELKEFFMTFGNVVEMRINTKGVGGKLPNFGFVVFDDSEPVQRILGAKPIMFRGEVRLNVEEKKTRAARERETRGGGPGDGRRGDRGPGGPRGPMGNGMGRDRDGRGPPSSRGGLGSGRGGGQSGENRFAGQRR; encoded by the exons ATGGTGATGGAGAAACCTAGCCCCTTGCTCGTTGGACGCGAGTTTGTGAGGCAGTACTACACACTCCTGAACAAAGCTCCTGACTACCTGCACAG ATTTTATGGCCGGAACTCCTCATATGTCCATGGAGGTCTTGATGGCAGTGGGAAGCCAGAGGAGGCTGTGTATGGACAGGCT GAGATCCACAAGAAGGTGATGTCACTGCAGTTCAGCGAATGCCACACCAAGATCCGTCACGTGGATGCCCATGCCACTCTGGGTGATGGTGTGGTTGTCCAGGTGATGGGCGAGCTGTCCAACAGCGGCCGACCAATGAGGAGGTTCATGCAGACCTTTGTTCTTGCAcctgag GGCTCTGCTGCAAACAAGTTCTACGTGCACAATGACATCTTCCGCTATGAGGAGGAAGTCTTTGGTGACTCAGAGGCTGAACTTGGAG agtctgaggaagaggaggctgAGGAAGAGCAGACAGAGACTCACACCTCCCCTGAGCCTGCCCAGGACCGCCCTGCCAGCGCTACATACTATGAGCAAGCCCCTGTCAG CAATGGTGTGGAAGAGCAGCAGGAGGAGGCTGTACCTGAGGCTGAACCAGAGCCCCAGCCTGAGCCAGAGGCCAATCCTGAGGCAGAGGCGGAGCCAACCCCAGAACCGGAGCTTCAGGCTGCAGAGGCGGagcctgaggaggaggagaagcttCCGGAAGAGCCTGAGGAGAAAGCCCCTTCCCCTGCTCCTGCACCAACTCCACCATCACAAACACCCGAGCCCCCCAAG ACCTTCTCCTGGGCTTCTGTGACCAGTAAGAACTTGCCTCCCAGTGGAACCATCCCAGCCTCGGGTATTCCCCCCCATGTGGTCAAAGCCCCTACCGCACAG CCAAGGACTGAGGTGAAGCAGGATGCCCAGGCCCCGTTGCCTAGAGAccagaggagagacaggccAGGCTTTGCAGCCCGAGGACCCAGATCAG ATGGTGCATCATCAGACTCACAGGGTGGAAAACCTTACTTCAGCTTCAAAG gccgaGGTGACTCTGAGATGGGAGAGTCTGAGGGCAGGAGGGCTGTGCGTTACCCAGACAGCCACCAGCTCTTCGTGGGGAACCTGCCACACGACATCGATGAAGGCGAACTTAAGGAATTCTTCATGA CTTTCGGGAACGTTGTGGAGATGCGGATTAACACAAAGGGAGTTGGCGGGAAGCTGCCCAACTTTGGCTTTGTCGTCTTCGACGATTCAGAACCTGTGCAAAGGATTCTTGGAGCTAAG CCTATCATGTTCCGCGGTGAGGTGCGCCTGAAcgtggaggagaagaaaaccAGAGCGGCCAGGGAGAGGGAGACCAGAGGTGGTGGACCTGGAGACGGTCGCCGTGGAGACCGTGGACCCGGCGGACCCAGAGGCCCCATGGGAAACGGAATGGGGCGTGACAGAGATGGCCGTGGTCCTCCATCCTCCAGGGGTGGGCTTGGCTCTGGCAGGGGAGGCGGGCAGAGTGGAGAAAACCGATTTGCTGGACAACGCCGCTGA
- the LOC115812469 gene encoding sodium/hydrogen exchanger 9B2 encodes MTSTASRCCSRLRDCPKPKGLLASVITKALMGLLLFGVVWSITGQECLPGGNLFGLVILFLSAVCGGKLVGMIQFPNLPPFPPLLGMLLAGLVLRNVPYVTDAVYIDQTWSSSLRSIALAIILTRAGLGLNPSALRRLKAVCVRVAIGPCTTEACTVAVVSHFLMNLPWIWGFILGFVLAAVSPAVVVPSMLLLQKDGYGVEKGIPTLLMAAGSFDDVLAITGFTTCLGVAFGTGSTWVNVGKGVLEVVVGIVAGAVLGILTYLFPSRDQSDLVFRRVYLLLGLAVFAVFGSHVAGLGGAGGLCTLVLAFLSGLSWGEAKAPVAALVGRAWDVFQPILFGLIGAEITVSTLSPNTVGLGTAALFVGLVIRVLVTFIVVLFAGFNLKEKIFISLAWVPKATVQAAIGSTALDMARSVGDPQLEKYGMDVLTVAVLAILITAPIGALAIGLAGPRLLQKHTEREEGSQKEDKPEGVSIPDEKEKTSLESKL; translated from the exons ATGACCTCAACAGCATCCAGATGCTGCAGCAGACTGAGAGACTGCCCCAAACCCAAAGGCCTTCTAGCCTCTGTCATCACTaaag CTTTGATGGGGTTGCTGCTGTTTGGAGTGGTGTGGTCAATAACGGGACAGGAATGTCTGCCCGGTGGAAATCTCTTTGGCCTGGTTATTCTGTtcctgtctgctgtgtgtggagGGAAACTCGTTGGGATGATCCAGTTTCCTAATCTGCCACCTTTCCCTCCGTTACTAG GTATGCTGTTAGCTGGGCTGGTCTTGCGTAACGTCCCTTACGTGACAGATGCAGTGTATATCGATCAGACATGGTCATCATCTTTGAGGAGCATTGCTTTGGCCATCATACTGACTCGTGCCGGCCTAGGACTAAACCCATCT GCTCTGAGGAGActaaaagctgtgtgtgtaagagtggcTATAGGACCCTGTACCACAGAGGCTTGCACTGTAGCCGTGGTGTCGCATTTCCTCATGAACTTACCCTGGATATGGGGCTTCATTCTAGG GTTTGTGCTGGCTGCCGTGTCTCCTGCAGTGGTGGTTCCCTCCATGCTGCTGTTGCAGAAGGATGGCTATGGTGTTGAGAAGGGAATTCCCACACTGCTGATGGCTGCTGGCAGCTTTGATGATGTCCTGGCAATCACCGGATTCACCACCTGCTTGGGCGTGGCTTTTGGCACAG GCTCCACGTGGGTAAATGTGGGTAAAGGGGTCCTTGAAGTGGTGGTGGGTATTGTGGCTGGAGCAGTACTGGGAATTCTCACTTACCTCTTCCCGAGCAGAGACCAG TCAGACCTTGTGTTTCGGCGTGTCTATTTGCTTCTGGGTCTGGCggtgtttgctgtttttgggAGTCACGTAGCCGGGCTGGGTGGGGCTGGCGGACTCTGCACCCTCGTCCTTGCCTTCCTGTCCGGACTCAGCTGGGGAGAGGCCAAG GCTCCTGTGGCGGCACTAGTGGGAAGAGCGTGGGATGTGTTTCAGCCAATCCTGTTTGGACTTATAGGAGCTGAGATCACTGTGTCTACACTCAGCCCCAACACAGTGG GTTTGGGTACAGCTGCTCTATTTGTTGGTTTGGTGATCCGTGTTTTGGTTACTTTTATCGTGGTGCTCTTTGCTGGATTTAACCTCAAAGAAAAAATCTTCATATCATTAGCGTGGGTACCCAAAGCTACTGTGCAG gCAGCCATAGGCTCCACTGCGCTGGACATGGCTCGAAGCGTAGGGGACCCGCAGCTGGAGAAGTATGGGATGGATGTGTTGACTGTGGCTGTGCTGGCTATACTGATTACTGCTCCTATAGGGGCCCTGGCCATTGGCCTTGCCGGACCCAGACTACTGCAGAAACACACCGAGAGAGAGGAGGGTTCCCAAAAAGAGG ATAAGCCGGAGGGTGTGTCTATTCCAGatgagaaggagaaaacaagTCTTGAGAGTAAATTATGA
- the LOC115812470 gene encoding cyclin-dependent kinase-like 2, whose protein sequence is MMEKYENLGLVGEGSYGMVMKCRNRESGRIVAIKKFLECEDDKTVRKIALREIKMLKQLRHVNLVNLLEVCKKKRRWYLVFEFVERTVLDELEQYPAGLDHTRVRKYLFQILRAITFCHQHNIIHRDIKPENILVSQSGVVKLCDFGFARTMAAPGEVYTDYVATRWYRAPELLVGDTKYGKAVDVWAVGCLFVEMLTGEPLFPGDSDIDQLYHIIRCFGNLTPQHQELFYKNPVFTGVSLPEPTEREPLEKRFPKLSSCETDLTKMCLQMDPDNRPPCSELQEHEFFTKDGFHVRFSPELTGKIQRDLKENPSVPKGSKSTKKERDEMTKKEREDSVSKRSNANLKLKECKSLKGAALESKGTAIESKPERDRIETTGTSKTQSDETDRTPEATAVPTRPAPVKDQITEQPPKTSITPSIPPITQNPLAIISNTLNVSMAMGPSPSSLSLRY, encoded by the exons ATGATGGAGAAGTACGAGAACCTGGGTCTCGTGGGTGAGGGAAGCTACGGGATGGTGATGAAGTGTAGAAACCGGGAGAGTGGAAGGATCGTGGCTATTAAGAAATTTCTGGAGTGTGAGGATGATAAGACAGTGAGGAAAATCgcactgagagaaataaaaatgttaaag CAATTGAGGCATGTGAACTTGGTCAATCTGCTGGAAGTGTGTAAGAAGAAGCGTCGCTGGTACCTTGTGTTTGAGTTCGTAGAAAGGACAGTTCTAGATGAGCTAGAACAGTATCCAGCTGGACTGGACCACACGCGAGTCCGCAAATACCTCTTTCAGATTCTCCGAGCCATCACCTTCTGTCATCAGCACaac ATCATCCACAGGGATATAAAGCCAGAGAACATTTTAGTGTCTCAGTCTGGTGTGGTTAAGTTGTGTGATTTTGGCTTTGCACGAACAATGGCTGCTCCTGGTGAGGTTTACACTGACTACGTTGCCACACGCTGGTACAGAGCACCCGAGTTGTTGGTTGGTGACACTAAATATGGCAA ggcagTTGATGTCTGGGCAGTAGGCTGTCTGTTTGTTGAGATGCTGACGGGTGAGCCTTTGTTCCCAGGGGATTCAGATATTGATCAGCTTTACCATATCATCAGGTGCTTTG GTAACCTGACACCACAGCATCAGGAGCTGTTCTATAAGAACCCTGTGTTCACTGGAGTCAGTCTACCAGAACCGACTGAAAGAGAACCGCTAGAGAAACGTTTCCCTAAGCTCTCCAGCTGTGAGACAGACCTGACAAAG ATGTGTCTACAGATGGACCCCGATAACAGACCACCATGCTCAGAGCTTCAAGAGCACGAATTCTTCACCAAAGATGGTTTTCATGTCAG gTTTTCTCCGGAGTTGACAGGTAAAATCCAGAGGGACCTGAAGGAAAATCCTTCAGTACCCAAAGGATCCAAGtcaacaaagaaagagagggatgaaatgaccaaaaaagagagagaagacagtgtaAGTAAAAGA TCCAACGCAAACTTGAAACTCAAAGAATGTAAGTCTTTGAAAGGTGCTGCATTAGAGTCCAAAGGTACTGCGATAGAGTCCAAACCAGAGCGAGACAGAATCGAAACCACCGGCACGTCCAAAACTCAATCCGACGAGACGGATAGGACCCCAGAAGCCACAGCCGTGCCTACCAGGCCTGCTCCAGTCAAAGACCAGATCACAGAACAGCCCCCCAAAACCAGCATTACCCCTTCCATACCTCCTATTACCCAGAATCCTTTGGCCATTATCAGTAATACTCTGAATGTCAGCATGGCGATGGGACCTTCCCCAAGCTCACTAAGCCTAAGGTATTAA